Proteins from a genomic interval of Paenibacillus sp. RC334:
- a CDS encoding VTT domain-containing protein, with protein sequence MKKWLLAAAYVSLLCIAFIYRYDWLAWANKQTSFPVLLLLAFLFALIPFVPYKLIIASIAYAAGAWQGALICWLGTTLAALVVYGAVLTLFRDKGRAYLERIPALERLNRVMEREPFAAVLLARLIPIIPQAAVNVYAGVAGFPFWSFMLGTAIGKLPAIAVYAYAGGTIAERPVTGLLILLLYTALVGGGFVLYRKKIQRVNKS encoded by the coding sequence ATGAAAAAATGGCTACTCGCCGCAGCTTATGTTTCGCTGCTCTGCATCGCGTTTATCTACAGATATGATTGGCTCGCCTGGGCGAACAAGCAAACCTCATTTCCAGTTCTGCTGCTGCTCGCGTTTCTATTCGCGTTAATTCCATTTGTGCCTTACAAGCTGATTATCGCTTCCATTGCTTATGCAGCAGGTGCCTGGCAAGGCGCACTTATCTGCTGGCTCGGCACTACATTGGCTGCGTTGGTGGTTTACGGGGCGGTACTTACCCTCTTCCGTGACAAAGGACGGGCTTATCTGGAGCGAATTCCAGCGTTAGAGCGCTTGAACCGGGTCATGGAGCGAGAGCCTTTTGCTGCTGTGCTGCTGGCCCGCCTGATTCCGATCATCCCGCAGGCAGCTGTGAATGTATATGCCGGGGTCGCAGGCTTTCCGTTCTGGAGCTTTATGCTGGGTACGGCGATTGGCAAGCTTCCTGCAATTGCGGTATACGCTTATGCAGGCGGGACTATTGCCGAACGTCCGGTCACTGGTTTGCTCATTTTGCTGCTGTATACAGCACTGGTGGGCGGTGGCTTTGTGCTTTACCGCAAAAAGATTCAACGTGTTAATAAATCATAG
- a CDS encoding YitT family protein, translating to MRKTYESIVNNGALRQIAVMLLGTCILAFTYYHINAQNHLSEGGFAGLALLGHYAFGVSPAWSMLLLDIPVILLAWVLKGKRFMLLALIGAVAFSLFYAGFEKYSTLVIDLHGNLLVAALLCGVLTGLGAGIVLRFGGATGGDDILSLLISEWRGWKIGNVFIVSDIIVLGLSLLYLPVKETMFTILAVWLAGKIITWTTTFQLHRPVKKVLPAAIPAPKVVAKTVPVVHSLRQ from the coding sequence ATGAGGAAAACTTACGAATCTATCGTGAACAATGGAGCATTAAGGCAGATTGCTGTCATGCTGCTCGGAACATGCATTTTAGCTTTTACGTATTATCACATCAATGCTCAAAATCATTTGTCAGAAGGCGGATTTGCAGGCTTGGCCCTGCTGGGACATTACGCATTTGGCGTGTCTCCGGCTTGGAGTATGCTACTGCTTGATATCCCTGTCATATTGCTGGCCTGGGTACTGAAGGGCAAAAGATTCATGCTGCTGGCATTGATCGGGGCGGTCGCCTTTTCCCTGTTTTATGCAGGATTTGAAAAGTATTCGACGCTGGTTATAGATCTGCACGGCAACTTGCTGGTAGCGGCTCTGCTTTGCGGAGTGCTTACAGGCTTGGGTGCCGGAATCGTACTGCGATTCGGTGGAGCAACCGGGGGCGATGATATTTTGTCCCTGCTGATCAGCGAGTGGCGCGGATGGAAAATCGGTAACGTGTTTATCGTCAGTGACATTATTGTATTGGGATTATCGCTGTTGTATCTGCCTGTGAAGGAAACAATGTTTACCATACTGGCTGTGTGGCTCGCCGGAAAAATAATTACATGGACGACAACGTTCCAACTACACCGACCTGTGAAAAAGGTGCTGCCTGCGGCTATTCCAGCCCCAAAGGTAGTTGCCAAAACAGTGCCGGTCGTCCACAGCCTTCGTCAATAA
- a CDS encoding TerC family protein: MDFLSIEFLTALLSIIIIDLVLAGDNAIVIGLAARNVEKANQKKVIIWGTVGAVVIRVIATLLVTYLLEIYGLRLIGGLALIYIAYKLLVEEKKHEISATNQMWAAIRTIIIADTMMGLDNVLAVAGAAHGNMLLVILGLAISVPIMVWGSTIILKLTERFPMVITIGAAVLAYTAAKMVVAEPLIAHWFTNGVVKYGFEVLVVVLVVAIGMRVKKIKSEKTRKQALHA, from the coding sequence ATGGATTTTTTGTCAATCGAGTTTTTAACCGCACTATTGTCAATCATTATCATTGATTTGGTGCTGGCTGGTGACAATGCGATTGTGATTGGTCTGGCAGCCCGTAATGTCGAGAAGGCCAATCAAAAAAAGGTCATTATTTGGGGGACGGTCGGCGCGGTTGTCATTCGAGTTATCGCTACTTTGCTGGTCACGTACTTACTGGAAATTTACGGCTTGCGTTTAATCGGGGGGCTTGCGCTCATCTACATTGCTTACAAGCTGCTGGTTGAGGAGAAAAAACATGAAATCTCTGCAACCAATCAAATGTGGGCAGCGATTCGTACCATTATTATTGCCGATACCATGATGGGGCTCGACAATGTACTTGCCGTTGCAGGAGCAGCTCATGGAAATATGTTGCTTGTTATTTTGGGACTGGCGATCTCCGTTCCGATTATGGTATGGGGCAGTACAATTATCTTGAAGCTGACCGAACGTTTTCCGATGGTCATTACAATTGGAGCTGCTGTACTGGCCTATACTGCTGCCAAAATGGTAGTGGCCGAGCCGCTGATTGCACATTGGTTCACGAATGGGGTCGTCAAATACGGATTTGAAGTTCTAGTCGTTGTTCTGGTCGTAGCCATTGGAATGCGTGTTAAAAAAATAAAAAGTGAAAAAACAAGAAAACAAGCGCTGCACGCCTAA
- the msrA gene encoding peptide-methionine (S)-S-oxide reductase MsrA, whose product MSTNNPNTVEKATFAGGCFWCMVSPFEELPGILKVSSGYTGGHTENPTYEEVCSETTGHVEAVQITFDPQIFPYEKLLELFWQQIDPTDEGGQFHDRGSSYQTAIFYHNEEQRIKAEASKKALGESGRFDKPIATPILPAATAHEAEEYHQDYHKKNPAHYKRYRKGSGREDFIEQNWSGKIDKSDLKDRLTPIQYEVTQKNATERPFQNEFWDHEGEGIYVDIVSGEPLFSSLDKYDAGCGWPSFTRPLRSYNVKEKNDLSHFMIRTEVRSREADSHLGHVFDDGPGPDGLRYCINSAALRFVPQEDLEREGYGAYKSLFEK is encoded by the coding sequence ATGAGCACCAACAATCCAAACACCGTGGAGAAGGCAACTTTTGCAGGCGGCTGCTTCTGGTGCATGGTTTCCCCCTTCGAGGAGCTACCCGGCATTTTAAAGGTAAGCTCCGGTTACACAGGAGGACATACGGAAAACCCGACCTATGAAGAGGTATGTTCCGAAACAACGGGACATGTAGAAGCAGTACAGATTACATTTGATCCGCAAATCTTCCCATATGAAAAATTATTAGAGCTGTTCTGGCAACAGATTGATCCGACGGATGAAGGTGGACAATTCCACGATAGAGGTTCATCCTACCAAACAGCTATTTTCTATCATAACGAAGAACAACGAATCAAGGCAGAGGCTTCCAAAAAAGCGCTGGGTGAAAGCGGCCGTTTTGACAAGCCCATTGCTACACCAATTCTGCCTGCGGCAACCGCTCATGAAGCGGAAGAATATCATCAGGACTATCATAAGAAGAATCCCGCCCATTACAAGCGTTACCGCAAAGGCTCTGGACGTGAAGATTTTATTGAGCAAAATTGGTCGGGCAAAATAGATAAATCTGATCTTAAAGATCGGCTGACACCTATTCAATACGAAGTAACACAAAAAAACGCGACCGAGCGCCCTTTTCAAAATGAGTTTTGGGACCATGAGGGTGAAGGGATTTATGTGGACATTGTTTCGGGAGAGCCTTTGTTCAGCTCGCTCGACAAATATGATGCAGGTTGCGGTTGGCCCAGCTTTACTCGCCCGCTGCGCAGCTATAACGTCAAAGAAAAAAACGACCTCAGCCACTTTATGATTCGTACCGAGGTCCGTAGTCGCGAAGCGGATTCCCATTTGGGACACGTATTTGATGATGGCCCAGGTCCTGATGGCCTGCGCTATTGTATTAATTCCGCTGCGCTCCGTTTTGTGCCTCAAGAAGACTTGGAACGTGAAGGCTATGGAGCCTATAAGTCATTATTTGAAAAGTAA
- a CDS encoding class I SAM-dependent methyltransferase encodes MFAEKGIRMAGVDQSNGMLKRCRSKFPQVETRLGNLMSIPYMDGTFDL; translated from the coding sequence TTGTTCGCTGAAAAGGGCATTCGTATGGCAGGTGTGGATCAATCGAATGGAATGCTCAAGCGCTGCCGGAGTAAATTCCCGCAGGTGGAGACGAGGCTGGGAAATCTGATGTCGATTCCTTATATGGACGGGACCTTTGACTTGTAG
- a CDS encoding DUF2188 domain-containing protein yields the protein MPHEDGWAIKEEGHDKSASTFKHKNKAVDEARK from the coding sequence GTGCCACATGAGGATGGCTGGGCTATTAAGGAAGAAGGACATGACAAGTCTGCTTCAACCTTTAAGCACAAAAATAAAGCGGTGGACGAGGCTCGAAAATGA
- a CDS encoding Gfo/Idh/MocA family oxidoreductase — protein sequence MNKQTKTRVAIAGLGGIARKVYLPLLTAHEGVDIVGVMNRSQEPVSSIMEQYRLPRGTTDVKEMLAWEPEAVFIHAATEAHFDLVMACIEKGVAVYVDKPLSYDVRQNLEMTAFAEAQAVLLAVGFNRRFAPHYVAAKAWLEEAGGFSRCAAIKHRTGYDQRLAAQTVYDDLIHMLDLLLWLGGDDYELLHSSLDTTSEGYMNAAFGSVRLGNASGSYSMNRQAGADIERLELHGAGRSVEVTNMEQAIFMQKNKPSLSQSFGSWDTILERRGFTGVVNHFLEHIHRPEECSVRAGRVLESHMLADELISRLND from the coding sequence ATGAATAAGCAAACGAAAACAAGAGTGGCTATTGCAGGTCTGGGCGGTATTGCCCGCAAAGTGTATTTGCCGCTGCTGACTGCGCACGAAGGTGTAGATATTGTAGGAGTCATGAACCGTTCGCAGGAGCCGGTTAGTTCCATTATGGAGCAATACAGGCTGCCGAGAGGAACGACGGATGTAAAGGAAATGCTGGCATGGGAGCCGGAGGCTGTATTCATACATGCTGCGACCGAAGCCCATTTTGATCTGGTTATGGCGTGTATTGAAAAAGGTGTTGCGGTGTATGTGGATAAACCTCTGTCCTATGATGTGCGTCAAAATCTGGAAATGACCGCGTTTGCGGAGGCACAGGCTGTGCTGCTGGCGGTCGGCTTTAACCGACGTTTTGCCCCGCATTATGTAGCTGCTAAAGCGTGGCTGGAGGAAGCAGGAGGTTTCAGCCGATGCGCGGCGATCAAGCATCGGACTGGATATGATCAGAGACTTGCGGCACAGACGGTTTATGATGATTTGATTCATATGCTCGATCTGCTATTGTGGCTGGGTGGCGATGATTATGAGCTGCTGCATAGCAGTCTGGACACGACGAGTGAAGGATATATGAACGCTGCATTCGGGTCGGTACGTTTGGGAAATGCCTCCGGTAGCTACAGTATGAACAGACAGGCAGGGGCTGACATTGAGAGGCTGGAGCTGCATGGGGCAGGTCGTTCCGTCGAGGTGACCAACATGGAACAGGCTATTTTTATGCAAAAAAATAAGCCGTCATTGTCACAATCTTTTGGAAGCTGGGACACAATTCTGGAAAGACGGGGATTCACCGGAGTGGTAAATCATTTTCTGGAGCATATTCATCGTCCAGAGGAGTGCAGTGTGCGTGCTGGCAGGGTGCTGGAAAGTCATATGTTGGCGGACGAACTCATTAGCCGTTTGAATGACTAA
- a CDS encoding GerAB/ArcD/ProY family transporter, producing the protein MNKESTITQGQLFFLIIKFEIGVDILSLPYQMHLSSKGGGWISVIIGGILIQLIILMCWLLLRRFPSSSIYQILTRITGSWMGKILTLAYIMYYLLMGTSVLVSAYDVINRWMLQKTPRWAILALILFSSIYLVRENLRTIARVLVLISFLIVPMMLLISYGIKQANLLYLLPLTEAGWPHIIIGSKETLLAMFGFEFILVVFPMVEGKSKGKLKSLLLANGVVVLLYGFTILTCTSVFSPQQLDLMPEPVIYLLRSIPLGTMDRVDFIFLPIWLISIFGSISGYYAASYGLGYLFKQKNHKQAVPFVVFVSCIIACIPQKREDFELVGTIANNSAYFFLIALPLLLLILSYIFNKKEEPGT; encoded by the coding sequence GTGAATAAAGAAAGTACAATTACACAGGGTCAATTGTTTTTTTTGATTATCAAGTTTGAGATTGGCGTGGATATTCTATCACTTCCTTATCAGATGCATTTGTCATCCAAGGGAGGGGGCTGGATATCCGTCATTATTGGAGGCATTTTGATCCAGCTTATCATTTTAATGTGCTGGCTCCTGTTAAGACGTTTTCCCTCCTCCTCCATTTACCAAATCCTCACTCGGATTACTGGTTCCTGGATGGGTAAAATTTTGACGTTGGCTTACATTATGTACTACTTGCTTATGGGAACTTCGGTTCTTGTGAGCGCCTATGACGTCATTAATCGCTGGATGCTGCAAAAAACCCCGCGTTGGGCTATATTGGCTCTGATTCTGTTCAGCAGCATCTATCTAGTTCGCGAAAATTTGAGGACAATTGCCCGAGTGCTTGTTTTAATCTCCTTCCTGATCGTACCGATGATGCTTTTAATCAGTTATGGAATAAAACAGGCCAATCTGCTCTATCTGCTGCCTTTGACTGAGGCTGGATGGCCTCATATTATTATAGGTTCCAAAGAAACGCTTCTAGCCATGTTCGGCTTTGAATTCATCCTCGTGGTCTTTCCCATGGTCGAGGGCAAAAGTAAGGGGAAGCTCAAGTCGCTCCTGCTAGCTAACGGGGTCGTGGTTCTCTTGTATGGTTTTACCATATTAACCTGTACAAGTGTATTTAGCCCCCAGCAGCTTGATTTGATGCCTGAGCCTGTCATTTACCTGCTCAGATCTATTCCGCTGGGAACGATGGACCGGGTTGATTTTATTTTCCTGCCCATCTGGTTAATTTCAATCTTTGGCTCCATAAGCGGTTATTATGCAGCGTCCTATGGACTAGGCTATTTGTTCAAGCAGAAAAACCACAAACAAGCCGTTCCTTTCGTAGTATTCGTCTCATGCATTATTGCCTGCATCCCTCAAAAAAGAGAGGATTTTGAACTCGTCGGTACAATTGCCAACAATTCGGCTTATTTTTTCCTGATTGCACTACCTCTGCTGTTGCTGATTCTATCGTATATATTCAACAAAAAGGAGGAGCCCGGAACATGA
- a CDS encoding amidohydrolase family protein: protein MATVNGAKLLNLEHETSTLEVGKKADIILIDMQKPHLQPIHQIESLLAYSVNGADVDTTIVNGRVLMRGRQLLTIDEKEVLVQATVRGKRIVQGL, encoded by the coding sequence ATGGCTACAGTCAATGGAGCCAAGCTGCTAAACCTTGAGCACGAAACCAGCACACTTGAGGTGGGGAAAAAGGCAGATATCATTCTGATAGATATGCAAAAGCCGCATTTACAGCCAATACACCAGATAGAGTCACTGCTTGCTTACAGTGTAAACGGCGCGGATGTTGATACGACCATTGTGAATGGGCGTGTGCTAATGCGCGGAAGACAGTTGCTAACAATAGACGAGAAAGAGGTGCTCGTACAAGCAACGGTACGCGGAAAACGCATCGTACAAGGATTGTAA
- a CDS encoding MerR family transcriptional regulator, with protein MIAPVKHPDNGYRYFTEREAVRLRMIMALREFGMSVEEVKSILDRLDQGRRDEALHELELQRSVMFTTWMDHKRRLEAADQMIERLRRDSELEWEEMFQLAGGLKRQRELREDWFDGWDFDSRAAVHDIRVSLEEGENGRHPAYRRALRLIVQRVAANAGESGRRYRDGESGGVVR; from the coding sequence ATGATTGCTCCTGTTAAGCACCCGGATAATGGATATCGTTATTTTACAGAGCGTGAAGCCGTTCGCCTGAGGATGATTATGGCGCTACGTGAATTCGGTATGTCGGTAGAGGAAGTCAAATCCATACTGGACCGATTGGATCAAGGGAGAAGGGATGAGGCACTTCATGAGCTGGAGCTGCAACGTTCTGTGATGTTCACGACGTGGATGGATCATAAGCGCAGGCTGGAGGCAGCCGACCAAATGATCGAACGTTTGAGACGTGACAGCGAGCTGGAGTGGGAAGAGATGTTTCAGTTGGCCGGAGGTTTGAAGCGTCAGCGGGAGCTGCGTGAAGACTGGTTTGACGGTTGGGATTTTGACAGCCGCGCAGCTGTACATGATATCAGGGTGAGTCTGGAAGAGGGAGAAAATGGCAGGCATCCCGCGTACAGGCGTGCTTTGCGTCTTATCGTACAGCGTGTGGCTGCCAATGCAGGTGAGTCTGGACGCAGGTACAGGGACGGGGAATCTGGCGGGGTTGTTCGCTGA
- a CDS encoding Ger(x)C family spore germination protein produces the protein MYSTKRRSPEHEKKRRALGMLALLIFMTGCWDQDSLKDARLANASAYDLTPEGILLQTLEIVDDSGNNQGKSTNEIHSGTGNSVRQSTDKIRAKVTGDIRYFKYGVTLYGTSLAQKDLYPYLDVLYREPDHPTSHVKVAIVEGSAGELMNKKSVGSLLIGEFITKKIRSLEEMCVFPEVTLETLLPPMLDPGQDFVLPYLSKDGEDIVARGIALFHGQRFTGTLNDEQGVLYVLMTGKWKDTARFVKRVHSGPASDLQNFITYQAHIRNIKRQLIVKVGRDGQIDVYLNLKLPVDVVEYARDHLQDKDNVIRLNRQLSEIMTQDAEEIIRTLQKSGCDAFGIGRQLIAHHPTLWKSLEWNKEYPNVRFHPQITVNIVGNGILN, from the coding sequence ATATATTCAACAAAAAGGAGGAGCCCGGAACATGAAAAAAAGAGGAGAGCACTTGGTATGCTGGCTCTACTCATTTTTATGACTGGCTGCTGGGATCAGGACAGCTTGAAGGATGCCCGGCTGGCAAATGCTTCGGCCTACGATCTTACTCCAGAAGGCATATTGCTGCAAACACTCGAAATTGTAGACGACTCTGGAAATAACCAAGGGAAAAGCACCAATGAAATTCATTCAGGCACCGGAAATTCCGTTCGGCAAAGTACAGACAAAATTCGAGCCAAAGTAACAGGGGATATCCGTTACTTTAAATATGGGGTTACTTTGTATGGCACAAGCTTGGCCCAAAAAGATTTGTATCCATATCTGGATGTCCTGTATCGGGAGCCGGATCATCCAACCTCACATGTAAAGGTAGCTATAGTAGAAGGATCAGCTGGAGAATTAATGAACAAGAAAAGTGTAGGCAGTCTCTTAATCGGCGAATTTATAACGAAAAAAATACGAAGCCTGGAGGAAATGTGCGTATTTCCCGAAGTGACGCTAGAAACACTGCTTCCCCCTATGCTTGATCCAGGACAGGACTTTGTTCTCCCCTATCTCTCCAAAGATGGAGAAGACATCGTAGCACGAGGGATTGCCTTGTTTCACGGACAAAGATTTACAGGAACCCTTAACGACGAGCAAGGGGTGCTTTATGTCCTGATGACCGGGAAATGGAAGGACACAGCGCGCTTTGTAAAAAGGGTTCACTCGGGACCTGCCAGTGATTTGCAAAACTTTATTACCTATCAGGCTCATATTCGGAACATCAAACGCCAGCTTATAGTGAAAGTTGGACGTGATGGTCAAATTGATGTGTACCTCAACCTGAAGCTCCCTGTCGATGTTGTTGAATACGCGCGGGATCATCTTCAGGATAAGGATAATGTCATACGCCTGAACCGTCAGCTTTCGGAAATCATGACCCAGGATGCGGAGGAAATTATCCGTACGCTTCAAAAAAGCGGTTGTGATGCCTTTGGCATCGGCAGACAATTGATTGCCCATCACCCGACCTTGTGGAAAAGTCTGGAGTGGAATAAAGAGTACCCTAATGTTCGTTTTCACCCACAGATCACCGTTAATATTGTCGGGAACGGCATTTTGAATTAG
- a CDS encoding lipid II flippase Amj family protein — protein MLAWGFVFMLTIIIHTTDSLSYALRLGGLRARRIGLALTVASMLLLVSRTSNMAQGPLLGGMVDQAKAAVRASGADVRLELYMHGVLLAATVGTMIAIILYPTVVRMSARWIVHLEHTGSIPALVRHLMVRNHWKHAGYYMKRPTWSMLTSLFKGAIPKRLITLNMIVTAIYTTGVVSALYASFLWPAQGTAMSMSSGLINGMATVLLTLLIDPRLAVLSEKTLRGELPLNRMNSMYGWMIISRLGGTLLAQLLLVPLAIWLGWIMD, from the coding sequence TTGCTTGCCTGGGGTTTCGTCTTTATGCTAACCATCATCATACATACTACAGATAGCTTGTCCTATGCCCTCCGGCTTGGCGGTTTGCGAGCGCGTCGGATTGGATTGGCTTTAACCGTTGCAAGTATGCTGCTGTTGGTTTCACGCACCTCTAATATGGCGCAGGGACCTTTACTCGGAGGTATGGTCGATCAGGCTAAGGCCGCCGTGCGAGCGAGTGGGGCTGATGTTAGACTGGAGCTGTATATGCATGGGGTCCTACTGGCAGCAACCGTTGGAACCATGATCGCTATAATTTTGTATCCGACAGTGGTACGCATGTCCGCCAGATGGATTGTGCATCTGGAGCATACCGGGTCTATTCCGGCATTGGTGCGTCATTTAATGGTGCGCAACCACTGGAAGCATGCAGGCTACTACATGAAGCGTCCAACCTGGTCCATGCTCACCTCGCTGTTCAAGGGAGCGATCCCAAAGCGTCTGATTACCCTGAATATGATTGTGACCGCGATATATACGACTGGAGTGGTGTCTGCTTTATATGCATCATTCCTGTGGCCCGCTCAGGGTACAGCAATGTCTATGTCATCGGGTCTAATCAATGGTATGGCAACGGTACTGCTAACTTTGCTAATTGATCCCAGATTGGCGGTATTGTCTGAAAAAACGCTGCGCGGGGAGCTGCCCTTAAATCGTATGAACAGTATGTACGGCTGGATGATCATTTCGCGTCTGGGAGGTACCTTGCTTGCACAATTGCTATTGGTGCCGCTCGCAATCTGGCTTGGATGGATTATGGACTGA
- a CDS encoding DMT family transporter: protein MSRSLYAVLLLLSLIWGGSFLFIKVLLLHHVGPWTIVFLRSGFGLIFIVLLMLLMRKPFEFRSIPWKSVILVALVNMVLPWALISFSETRIASSMASVLNATTPIWTMLVGIVFFRAIFYRMQWFGMGLAFVGIVILLGINPVSIISVDPVGFGCMLLATLCYGFGTQLSKRFLSNLSMYQATFATLLGAAAGGGIMTAMVDRPDLSVVFIPGVLGSLIGLGVLGSGVAYILFNYMILRGSPEFASSVTYFVPVSAIVWGFLLLNEHIGWNVLTGLLLILGGVFMANQRRTAKLAG from the coding sequence TTGTCACGCTCGTTATATGCGGTGCTATTGCTGCTAAGCCTCATTTGGGGCGGATCATTTTTGTTTATCAAGGTGTTATTGCTCCATCACGTAGGGCCTTGGACTATTGTATTTCTTCGTTCCGGCTTTGGCCTCATTTTTATTGTTTTGTTGATGCTACTTATGCGCAAGCCATTTGAATTCAGAAGTATTCCATGGAAATCGGTTATTCTCGTAGCTCTAGTGAACATGGTTTTGCCATGGGCCTTGATTAGTTTTAGCGAGACCAGAATTGCTAGCAGCATGGCTTCCGTATTGAATGCCACCACGCCAATCTGGACCATGTTGGTCGGAATTGTCTTTTTCAGAGCTATCTTTTATCGAATGCAGTGGTTTGGAATGGGCCTCGCTTTTGTAGGAATCGTTATTTTACTGGGTATTAATCCTGTATCCATTATTTCTGTCGACCCCGTCGGCTTTGGATGTATGCTGCTTGCGACTCTCTGCTATGGCTTCGGAACGCAGTTGTCCAAGCGGTTTTTATCCAATCTGTCGATGTATCAGGCAACCTTTGCGACACTATTGGGTGCGGCGGCAGGGGGCGGCATCATGACGGCAATGGTGGATCGACCTGATCTGTCGGTCGTCTTCATCCCTGGTGTGTTGGGTTCCCTTATAGGGCTGGGGGTTTTGGGATCGGGAGTAGCGTATATATTGTTCAATTATATGATTTTGCGGGGAAGTCCGGAATTTGCCTCCTCGGTGACTTATTTTGTACCGGTGAGCGCTATTGTATGGGGCTTTTTGCTTCTGAATGAACACATCGGCTGGAACGTTCTGACCGGGCTGCTCCTTATACTCGGAGGGGTGTTTATGGCCAACCAACGCAGAACAGCCAAATTAGCCGGGTAG